Proteins found in one Aethina tumida isolate Nest 87 chromosome 1, icAetTumi1.1, whole genome shotgun sequence genomic segment:
- the LOC109594886 gene encoding semaphorin-5A yields MSFSGVWRVCLFLHFFAVVAPKIVENDFRFISHQDLLPTMKKFPVEGVTYSQMLFDVSRQEILLGAKNMLYRLAFNDLEVKERVTWSPPEEKINRCLQKGQTRENCDNYIKVLLSNSTHVFVCGTHAFSPMCSWRDMDQLSEVMEYVDGIAKCPYNPSANVTGFIADNGEYYFGGPTNWVGSDSLISKTNGKDLPVHTKQSDGFWLNEPQFVGSFENENYVYIVFRETAVEYINCGKIIYSRIARVCKNDSGGGGIIRDNWTTFIKARLNCSISGEYPFYFNEIQSMTHIPEENIVYATFTTATNSIAGSAVCAFNLSAINEAFTGPFKTRTNDDAWIPHENKLKRHFECGKPGFGTRNELMEVGKYPLMDNAIQATSVNPLHIGELERFTHITVDVLSTRLQSSLHVIYISTLEGLIKKLIVPLGHDKACVVEVWQTQSFISNMQFLKNTNSIYLTTSTDLLQIPAEHCSRHTSKESCINAMDPYCGWNERNERCSPPPMDNPPMSIWQQSVTTCPVLDNPVDGGWSTWSGWTECNHNFQSEPQDKCFCSTRQCNNPAPANNGKPCEGPSITVRNCTVHGGWSDWSAWSACTATCGEAVKTRTRSCTNPAPAFGGRVCVGQDRLEASCTELPPCPADPVHGGWSEWSAWSPCSHSCGFRNRTRECNNPAPRNGGSYCKGNDVMIGKCDHHSCKEKTERRTVTNITEWITVDTNLSMKYQKRYILSCKAPVTNKNHIALTIDEEIQYCENSNCSGDVWSECSASCGGGTQKKHGPCKGRRCTETRACNTHPCEDWNCWSDWSPCDSNGIQYKTRTCKSLNCHGAHREERRCEYQTCDRKCSSSNIVFLVIGIVVGMLPGLIYMGYCTFLKKKKNAIPSSPHYITEPNPYMSVPTKDKMSKQSSAKSFLPNNGTLKKFTFDDVEINTLKRNNLEKNNYKRDDSYLYE; encoded by the exons ATGTCCTTTTCTGGGGTTTGGAGAGTTTGCCTTTTCCTCCATTTCTTCGCTGTGGTCGCCCCCAAGATCGTCGAAAATGACTTCAGATTTATTTCTCATCAGG ACCTGTTGCCCACGATGAAGAAGTTTCCGGTGGAAGGGGTGACTTACTCGCAGATGCTCTTCGATGTATCCAGACAGGAAATCTTATTGGGGGCGAA GAACATGCTGTATCGCCTGGCCTTCAACGACTTGGAAGTGAAGGAACGGGTCACATGGAGCCCACCCGAAGAGAAAATCAATCGCTGCCTTCAGAAGGGCCAGACCAGGGAGAACTGCGACAACTACATCAAAGTGCTTTTGAGCAACAGCACGCACGTGTTTGTGTGTGGGACTCACGCGTTTTCGCCCATGTGCTCCTGGAGGGACATGGACCAGCTTTCTGAAGTGATGGAGTACGTGGACGGGATCGCCAAGTGTCCCTACAACCCGTCGGCCAACGTTACCGGCTTCATTGCTGACAACGGGGAGTACTACTTTGGGGGGCCCACTAATTGGGTAGGGTCGGACTCGCTCATTTCCAAAACCAATGGGAAAGACCTTCCTGTGCACACTAAGCAGTCGGATGGGTTTTGGCTTAATGAGCCACAGTTTGTTGGaagttttgaaaatgaaaactaTGTGTATATAGTTTTTAGAGAGACTGCAGTTGAATATATCAACTGTGGAAAG ataatCTACTCCCGGATAGCCAGAGTGTGCAAAAACGATTCGGGAGGCGGCGGAATAATACGTGATAACTGGACGACGTTCATAAAAGCTCGTCTCAACTGCTCGATCAGCGGTGAATACCCCTTTTACTTCAACGAAATACAAAGCATGACCCACATACCTGAAGAGAATATCGTTTACGCAACATTCACCACCGCCACCAACAGTATTGCGGGTTCAGCTGTGTGCGCTTTCAATCTGTCCGCCATCAACGAAGCTTTCACGGGCCCATTCAAGACCAGAACAAACGACGACGCCTGGATTCCGCACGAAAATAAGTTGAAGCGTCACTTTGAATGCGGAAAACCCGGTTTCGGTACTAGAAATGAGCTGATGGAGGTTGGTAAATACCCGCTGATGGACAATGCCATACAAGCAACCAGCGTCAACCCCCTGCACATTGGAGAACTGGAACGGTTTACGCATATAACGGTGGATGTCCTTTCCACCAGACTACAAAGCTCTCTACACGTCATCTACATATCAACCCTAGAAGGGTTGATCAAGAAGTTGATCGTGCCTCTAGGCCATGACAAGGCTTGTGTGGTGGAAGTCTGGCAGACGCAAAGCTTCATCAGCAACATGCAGTTCCTCAAGAACACCAACTCGATATATCTGACGACCAGCACAGATTTACTGCAAATACCGGCGGAACACTGCTCCAGGCACACGTCCAAAGAAAGCTGCATCAACGCCATGGACCCGTACTGCGGCTGGAACGAACGCAACGAAAGGTGCTCGCCCCCACCCATGGACAACCCCCCAATGTCTATTTGGCAACAATCGGTCACGACGTGCCCGGTGCTCGACAACCCGGTGGACGGGGGCTGGTCCACGTGGTCGGGGTGGACCGAGTGCAACCACAACTTCCAGTCCGAGCCCCAAGACAAGTGCTTCTGCAGCACGAGACAATGTAACAATCCGGCGCCCGCCAACAACGGGAAGCCGTGCGAAGGCCCCTCGATTACGGTGAGGAACTGCACCGTGCACGGGGGTTGGTCCGACTGGTCGGCTTGGTCGGCGTGCACCGCCACTTGTGGGGAAGCGGTAAAGACCAGGACGAGGTCGTGCACGAATCCGGCGCCGGCTTTCGGCGGCAGAGTGTGCGTGGGTCAGGATAGGTTGGAGGCCAGTTGCACCGAGTTGCCACCCTGTCCGGCCGATCCGGTTCACGGTGGCTGGAGCGAGTGGAGCGCCTGGAGCCCGTGCAGCCATTCGTGCGGGTTCAGAAACAGGACGAGGGAGTGCAATAATCCGGCGCCGAGGAACGGCGGGAGCTATTGCAAGGGCAACGACGTGATGATCGGCAAATGTGACCACCACAGTTGCAAGGAGAAGACTGAGAGGAGAACGGTCACGAACATCACCGAATGGATCACCGTGGACACGAATCTGTCGATGAAGTACCAAAAGAGGTACATTCTGTCGTGTAAGGCGCCGGTGACGAACAAAAATCACATTGCTTTGACCATAGACGAGGAAATACAGTATTGTGAGAACAGTAATTGTTCCGGGGAcgtttggagtgagtgttccGCGTCTTGTGGTGGTGGTACACAGAAAAAACATGGACCTTGTAAAGGCAGGAGGTGTACGGAAACGCGGGCGTGCAACACACATCCGTGCGAGGACTGGAACTGCTGGTCGGATTGGTCGCCTTGCGATTCTAACGGGATTCAATACAAGACGAGGACGTGCAAGTCCTTGAACTGTCACGGAGCTCATCGGGAAGAGAGAAGATGCGAATACCAGACTTGTGACA GAAAATGCAGCTCTAGTAATATAGTTTTCCTAGTCATTGGAATTGTTGTGGGAATGTTGCCTGGTCTCATCTACATGGGTTACTGCACATTCctcaagaaaaagaaaaacgcGATTCCCAGTTCTCCGCATTACATAACCGAACCAAATCCGTATATGTCAGTGCCCACCAAGGACAAGATGTCGAAACAAAGCAGTGCCAAATCATTTCTCCCCAACAATGGTACTTTAAAGAAGTTCACCTTTGATGACGTagaaattaatacattgaaaCGAAATaatcttgaaaaaaataactataaaaggGATGATAGCTATTTGTACGAATAG
- the LOC109594897 gene encoding short coiled-coil protein homolog — MSVTKLQDDINNIPLADDDPQVIINDEPEQNSMSEGNSSSMIHGRSMDSIQSTFTNGSSSPQHNSLEPDSSPDEQEEKARLICQVLELQNTLDDLSQRVDSVKEENLKLRSENQVLGQYIENLMSASSVFQSTSPKIKKK; from the exons ATGTCAGTTACTAAATTACAGGACGATATAAACAACATTCCATTGGCAGATGATGACCCCCAAG TAATAATCAACGATGAACCAGAACAAAACTCAATGTCTGAAGGCAACTCTTCCAGTATGATCCACGGAAGAAGCATGGACTCGATTCAGTCGACATTCACAAACGGCAGTTCGAGCCCCCAACACAACAGTCTGGAGCCGGACTCAAGCCCCGACGAACAGGAAGAGAAGGCACGCTTAATATGTCAAGTACTGGAACTCCAAAATACTCTAGACGATTTGTCACAAAGGGTCGACAGTGTTAAGGAAGAGAATCTGAAGCTAAGATCTGAGAACCAGGTGCTCGGTCAGTATATAGAGAATCTCATGTCCGCTTCTAGTGTGTTCCAGTCAACTTCGCCAAAGattaagaagaaataa
- the LOC109594893 gene encoding cysteine-rich hydrophobic domain-containing protein 2 gives MEGFDAIYYEEEEINQEESEPADVCLVPDPVVIRGAGNMTVFGLSNRFSTEFPSGLVSRVAPEEYKETVMRINAILKKTLPVNVKWLFCGCLCCCCTLGCSLWPVICLSKRTQHSLNKLLEWENSYLYNKLGLHWRLSKQQCDSSSMMEYVILIEFLPKIPIYRPD, from the exons ATGGAAGGATTCGATGCCATATATTATGAAGAGGAAGAAATCAACCAGGAAGAGAGCGAGCCGGCGGATGTATGCCTTGTGCCTGACCCTGTTGTTATACGAGGGGCTGGAAACATGACTGT GTTTGGTTTAAGTAATAGGTTTAGCACAGAATTCCCCAGTGGCTTGGTATCTAGAGTCGCGCCAGAGGAATACAAAGAGACTGTCATGAGAATCAATGCGATACTCAAGAAAACTTTACCTGTTAATGTCAAGTGGTTGTTCTGTGGATGCTTGTGCTGTTGTTGCACTTTAGGTTGTTCACTTTGGCCAGTAATATGCTTAAGTAAAAGG aCTCAACATTCCTTAAATAAGTTATTGGAATGGGAAAATAGCTACTTGTACAACAAATTGGGATTGCACTGGCGGTTGAGCAAGCAACAGTGCGATTCGTCGTCGATGATGGAATACGTTATTCTAATAgaatttttaccaaaaattcCTATTTACCGACCAGACTAG
- the LOC109594901 gene encoding la-related protein 1B isoform X1 — translation MQVTMGPELNRWSQYVQVSPRPTPGPTLGRAITKNLSNELFTEENFLSVPRHVSAVLLTNFNPVLYEQFEERAIEDRMSLGMGQSTEMDNLYFFWSRHIKIEYCETMYRKFKLYALEDANVGKRTGLKYLCSYYISGLSKNFISEVYEDFQMVTKADFENGSIMAIKLFKTLKERCTWMVLTSPELATYLESYKSNEDLYEMRYMTTNLDNVLPLVPYELNGGGMDFYQLVD, via the exons ATGCAAGTAACAATGGGACCAGAACTGAACAGATGGTCGCAATATGTGCAAGTCTCCCCGAGGCCAACGCCGGGACCCACTTTGGGAAGGGCCATCACGAAAAATTTGTCTAATGAACTTTTCACCGAAGAAAATTTTCTCAGCGT TCCACGACATGTCAGTGCTGTTTTGCTGACCAATTTCAATCCTGTTTTATATGAGCAGTTCGAGGAACGAGCAATCGaag ACCGAATGAGTTTGGGAATGGGTCAGTCAACAGAAATGGATAACTTGTATTTCTTTTGGAGTCgccatattaaaattgaatattgcgAAACTATGTACAGGAAATTCAAGTTGTATGCGCTTGAAGACGCCAACGTGGGAAAGCGCACAGGTCTCAAATACCTATGCAGCTATTACATCAGTGGATTAtcgaaaaatttcatttctgaAGTGTACGAAGACTTCCAAATGGTGACCAAGGCAGATTTTGAAAACGGCTCTATTATGgccataaaattattcaaaactcTTAAGGAGAGGTGCACTTGGATGGTCCTGACTTCCCCAGAACTTGCAACCTATTTAGAAAGTTACAAGTCCAATGAAGATTTGTATGAAATGAGATACATGAcaacaaa TCTCGACAACGTGCTTCCATTGGTACCGTACGAACTTAACGGTGGAGGAATGGATTTTTATCAGTTAGTAGACTAA
- the LOC109594901 gene encoding la-related protein 1B isoform X2 yields the protein MQVTMGPELNRWSQYVQVSPRPTPGPTLGRAITKNLSNELFTEENFLSVPRHVSAVLLTNFNPVLYEQFEERAIEDRMSLGMGQSTEMDNLYFFWSRHIKIEYCETMYRKFKLYALEDANVGKRTGLKYLCSYYISGLSKNFISEVYEDFQMVTKADFENGSIMAIKLFKTLKERCTWMVLTSPELATYLESYKSNEDLYEMRYMTTK from the exons ATGCAAGTAACAATGGGACCAGAACTGAACAGATGGTCGCAATATGTGCAAGTCTCCCCGAGGCCAACGCCGGGACCCACTTTGGGAAGGGCCATCACGAAAAATTTGTCTAATGAACTTTTCACCGAAGAAAATTTTCTCAGCGT TCCACGACATGTCAGTGCTGTTTTGCTGACCAATTTCAATCCTGTTTTATATGAGCAGTTCGAGGAACGAGCAATCGaag ACCGAATGAGTTTGGGAATGGGTCAGTCAACAGAAATGGATAACTTGTATTTCTTTTGGAGTCgccatattaaaattgaatattgcgAAACTATGTACAGGAAATTCAAGTTGTATGCGCTTGAAGACGCCAACGTGGGAAAGCGCACAGGTCTCAAATACCTATGCAGCTATTACATCAGTGGATTAtcgaaaaatttcatttctgaAGTGTACGAAGACTTCCAAATGGTGACCAAGGCAGATTTTGAAAACGGCTCTATTATGgccataaaattattcaaaactcTTAAGGAGAGGTGCACTTGGATGGTCCTGACTTCCCCAGAACTTGCAACCTATTTAGAAAGTTACAAGTCCAATGAAGATTTGTATGAAATGAGATACATGAcaacaaagtaa